The Desulforegula conservatrix Mb1Pa genomic sequence TCTCCGATTGCAATAAGGTTTGATGCTACTTCTGTCACAGGAGTTTTGAATGGCAACTCCACCTGGTTCGGATCTCTTTCAACTCCAGCAAGCTCCCCGTCGATATCTCTGTCTATGAATATCTGTGTGGAGTATGGTGTCGGATTTGCGAGTGTGGACTTGGTTGAAATTTCTATTACTGCGTGATTCCTGCTTACAGGCTTCACGGTTAATTCCAGAGTTGCTTTTCTTGCTTTCTTGTCTGGCGTGTTCGGGTCAAGTATGTTTGCTGCAACCATTGCAAGCTCTCGGTTGAATCGCTCAACAGCTGCCCCGCCTCCGAGTGTTTCAAGGGATAATCCTTTTATCTGTTCCATGCCGGTGTCCTTTTTTTAAATTCCCAAACCCGCAATGGATCTGGGAATGTATATCTAAATAAAACAGCTGATTTAAAAGAGTGCTTAACCCTTGACTATGAAGAACATAATCCCCTCCTTGTATGTTTGAGGCATGATCCAATTTCTATTCTATGATCCACAGCGTCCATTCAAACATTTCAAAGCTGATTAGTTGATTGCGGGATCTACCCGCGCATCAAATAGCCAGCCTAAATCCATTTCTTGTGCGAGTGTAGCCGGGAATTTTTGCCCGGTGTCTCAAGCTTCCAATATTTTTAATCAACCTTTCATGTCCCACCTCCTTCACCTCTGGCGGTCGAAAACTATGTTTGTTTGAAACAAGTAAATCGAAAATTTCGAGGCAAGCATAATAACCATGTGGCCACATGTTTTATTACTCCTTGGAAGCGGATGCAGGGTTCGAACCCGCAGCCATAGGTTTTGGAGATCGAGGCTCTACCATTGAGCTATCGGCATAATCATGATCAACTCTCTTGGCTGTACCAAGTTGAGCCCACCTCTTTTCTTCATCTTCCCAGAAATCAATCTCCTGACTTTTC encodes the following:
- a CDS encoding FHA domain-containing protein, with protein sequence MEQIKGLSLETLGGGAAVERFNRELAMVAANILDPNTPDKKARKATLELTVKPVSRNHAVIEISTKSTLANPTPYSTQIFIDRDIDGELAGVERDPNQVELPFKTPVTEVASNLIAIGDRK